One segment of Brassica napus cultivar Da-Ae chromosome C3, Da-Ae, whole genome shotgun sequence DNA contains the following:
- the LOC125583975 gene encoding pentatricopeptide repeat-containing protein At5g61990, mitochondrial-like yields the protein MIGSTLFRSRCLLLRSLSVHIGKPPDASAEIAGILNKANWRDALVSSNLAAEINPDVVLSVLRSKRVDDPAKLLSFFNWVDSQKVTEQKLDSFSFLALGLCSFGSLGQARSVVIRMIERKWPVSEVLSSVARCSRELSDGGGVVVYGILIDVYIENGFLDEAAFVITNTKDLVLDSSKCNVLLDAFLKRNRLDLFWDVYNEMAERSVVFDVHIYEKLIVAHCRGGNVQLAKDVLLKAEEKFGMVSVAVYGLVNEALCMKGDVDEALELKKRMIIKGLVPSKQSFNILVDGMCKRKRLDDAKSLVVEMNSFGVFPDNFTCSILIEGLLKGRDAAAANGLVHEMVSLGMNIDPKIYDSFICVMSKEGAMEKAKALFDGMIASGVTPGARAFASLVEGYVQGNNALKGYELLVEMKTRNIVISPYTYGTTVKGMCSSGDIDGAYKIVKEMGASGCRANVVIYTTLIKTFLQKGRFGDAVRVLKEMKEQGIAPDTFCYNSLIIGLSKAKRTDEARSYLVEMVENGLKPDAFTYGAFISGYIEAGEFASAEKYLKEMVECGVVPNKVLCTGLISEYCKKGKVIEACSAFRSMVEQGIPGDAKTYTVLMNGLVKNGKVDDAEEIFQEMRGKGITPDVFSYGTLIDGFSKLGNMETASRIFDEMVQEGVTPNVIIYNMLLGGFCKSGDIERAKEIFNGMSGKGFPPNAVTYCTIIDACCKYGDLEEAFRLFDEMKPKGLAPDSFVYTTLVDGCCRWNDVERAIAIFETKEMGCGSSTAPFNALINWVLKFGKTELKTKLINMVMDGSLDKHGKPNDVTYNIMIDYLCREGNLEAGKELLQDMQKANLMPSVVTYTSLLNGCDKMGRRSEMFAIFDEAIASGIEPDSIMYSVIITAFLKEGMKTKAFMFVDEMFAKNAAVDGCKLSISTCRALLSGFAKVGGMEAAEKVMENMIRLKYIPDSSSVIELINEGTSSNERMEADAAP from the coding sequence ATGATAGGCTCAACGTTGTTTAGGAGCAGATGTTTACTTCTCCGATCGTTGTCCGTTCACATCGGGAAACCTCCGGACGCATCAGCCGAAATAGCGGGAATCCTCAATAAGGCGAACTGGCGCGACGCCTTGGTGTCTTCGAATCTCGCGGCGGAGATAAACCCAGACGTCGTTCTCTCCGTTTTGCGATCAAAACGCGTCGATGATCCCGCTAAGCTTCTGAGCTTCTTCAATTGGGTGGATTCTCAGAAGGTCACGGAGCAGAAACTTGATTCGTTTTCGTTTCTCGCTTTAGGTTTGTGTAGCTTCGGTAGTTTAGGGCAAGCTCGTAGTGTTGTAATCCGGATGATTGAGAGGAAGTGGCCTGTATCTGAGGTTTTGAGCTCGGTTGCGAGATGTTCGCGAGAGTTGAGTGATGGCGGCGGAGTTGTTGTATACGGGATCTTGATTGATGTGTATATTGAAAACGGGTTTTTAGACGAAGCTGCTTTTGTGATTACAAACACTAAGGATTTGGTTCTTGATTCGTCAAAATGTAACGTTTTGTTGGATGCGTTTTTGAAGAGGAATCGTCTGGATTTGTTTTGGGATGTGTATAATGAGATGGCTGAGAGAAGTGTAGTGTTTGATGTTCACATTTATGAAAAGTTGATTGTTGCCCATTGCAGAGGTGGGAATGTTCAGCTGGCAAAAGATGTTCTTCTTAAAGCCGAAGAAAAGTTTGGGATGGTGAGTGTGGCTGTGTATGGCTTGGTAAACGAAGCGTTGTGTATGAAGGGAGATGTGGATGAAGCTCTTGAGCTAAAGAAGAGGATGATTATCAAAGGATTGGTGCCATCGAAGCAGTCATTTAATATACTTGTAGATGGGATGTGTAAGCGGAAGAGACTAGATGATGCTAAATCGCTGGTGGTAGAGATGAATAGTTTCGGTGTGTTTCCTGATAATTTCACTTGCAGTATACTGATCGAGGGTTTACTGAAGGGGAGGGATGCAGCCGCTGCAAATGGACTAGTCCATGAGATGGTTTCTCTTGGGATGAACATTGATCCTAAGATTTATGATTCTTTTATTTGTGTCATGTCAAAGGAAGGAGCAATGGAGAAGGCAAAGGCTCTCTTTGATGGGATGATCGCATCTGGAGTGACACCAGGTGCTCGAGCTTTTGCTAGTTTGGTCGAGGGATACGTTCAAGGAAATAATGCACTAAAGGGTTATGAGTTACTTGTTGAAATGAAAACGAGGAACATTGTCATATCTCCATATACTTATGGTACAACAGTTAAGGGCATGTGTTCTTCTGGGGATATCGATGGAGCTTATAAGATTGTGAAGGAGATGGGTGCAAGCGGCTGCAGAGCCAATGTGGTTATATACACAACATTGATCAAAACCTTTCTCCAGAAAGGTAGGTTTGGAGATGCAGTGAGGGTGCTGAAAGAAATGAAGGAACAAGGGATTGCACCAGACACATTTTGCTACAATTCCCTTATAATTGGTCTTTCAAAGGCCAAAAGGACGGACGAAGCAAGGTCTTATCTGGTTGAAATGGTTGAAAACGGATTAAAGCCTGATGCTTTCACCTACGGGGCTTTTATCAGTGGATATATAGAAGCAGGGGAATTTGCATCCGCAGAGAAATATTTGAAAGAGATGGTGGAATGTGGTGTGGTTCCAAATAAGGTCTTGTGCACGGGTCTGATCAGTGAGTACTGCAAAAAGGGAAAAGTAATTGAGGCGTGTTCAGCATTCAGATCCATGGTTGAACAAGGGATTCCAGGGGATGCTAAGACATACACTGTTCTTATGAATGGTCTCGTTAAAAACGGTAAAGTAGACGATGCGGAGGAGATTTTCCAGGAAATGCGTGGAAAGGGTATAACACCTGATGTATTCTCTTACGGTACACTCATTGATGGGTTTTCTAAGTTGGGAAATATGGAAACGGCTTCTCGTATTTTTGATGAGATGGTTCAAGAAGGTGTGACTCCTAATGTCATCATATACAACATGTTGCTTGGTGGCTTTTGCAAGTCTGGTGACATCGAAAGAGCTAAAGAAATTTTCAACGGAATGTCAGGAAAAGGTTTCCCCCCTAATGCAGTGACGTACTGTACAATCATAGATGCTTGTTGCAAATATGGGGATCTAGAGGAGGCTTTTCGGTTATTTGACGAGATGAAACCAAAGGGATTAGCTCCCGACAGTTTTGTGTACACGACACTTGTGGATGGGTGTTGCAGATGGAACGATGTGGAAAGAGCTATAGCCATCTTCGAGACAAAAGAGATGGGTTGTGGTTCTTCTACCGCCCCCTTCAATGCTTTGATCAACTGGGTTTTGAAGTTCGGAAAAAcagaattaaaaacaaaactgatAAATATGGTGATGGATGGGTCGCTTGATAAGCATGGCAAGCCCAATGACGTAACATACAACATCATGATAGATTATTTATGCAGGGAAGGAAATTTGGAAGCTGGAAAGGAGCTATTGCAGGACATGCAGAAGGCAAACCTGATGCCTAGTGTTGTAACTTACACATCTCTTCTAAACGGGTGTGATAAAATGGGTAGGAGATCGGAAATGTTTGCTATATTCGACGAGGCCATTGCCTCAGGAATTGAACCAGACAGCATAATGTACAGTGTCATCATTACTGCTTTCCTGAAAGAAGGGATGAAGACAAAAGCATTTATGTTCGTGGATGAAATGTTTGCCAAGAACGCTGCTGTGGACGGGTGTAAGCTAAGTATATCGACATGCCGGGCTCTACTCTCTGGTTTTGCTAAAGTGGGAGGAATGGAGGCAGCTGAGAAGGTTATGGAGAACATGATACGTCTCAAATATATTCCCGATTCTTCGAGTGTCATTGAGTTGATTAATGAGGGTACTTCCTCAAACGAAAGAATGGAAGCAGATGCTGCTCCATAA